Within Chitinispirillales bacterium, the genomic segment GTTGGGAGTAAGACGGTAACGCAGTCTCTGGATTGCTTCGCTCGCAAAGACGGCAAAACAATTGGTGACGGGAATTCGTCATTGCGAGGAGTGAAACGACGAAGCAATCTATAGACGGACGTTATAGGAAAGAAAAATTATCAAACAGAAGCGTTTGTATAAAAAATAAAAACGGAGAAATTGTTTGTTGATAATAAAACAAAAAATTCATCCGTTGAAACAATATGCCTATAGCGCTTTGTCTAACGAAATTATTGTTTGGTATGGTGAGTCGTTTTTCCGCCGCAAACGTTGCGCATAAATTAGTTTCAACGTGATAGCAAGGGGGAGTTCATGCTCGTAAACGGCAAACATTACAGAACGATTTGGCTCAATCCAAGCGACGATAAAGCGGTTTCGATAATCGACCAGACAAAACTTCCGCATTCGTTTGAAACGATTGATTTACGTTCGGTCGAAGATTTTCGCAGAGCGATCAAAGATATGTGGGTTCGCGGCGCCGGATTAATCGGAGCGACCGCCGGATATGGAATGTATGTCGCCGCGCTTGAAGCGAAAGACGAAAATTTTGACGACGATATAAAAAAATTCGGCGAAATTTTGCTTGCCACCCGTCCTACCGCAAAAAATTTGTCGTGGGCGGTGGAAAGAATGATTAAAAAAATTTGTCGAAACGAACTTTCCGCCGAGCAAAAGCGAAAAATCGCAAAGGACGAAGCCGAGTCGATCGCAAACGAAGACGCCGAATTTTGTAGAAAAATCGGCGAAAACGGGCTTGAAATCATTCGTGAAATTTCCAAGGAAAAAAACGGCTCGACGGTTAATGTCTTGACGCATTGCAACGCCGGCTGGTTGGCTTTTACCGATTACGGTTCGGCGCTTTCTCCGATTTACGCCGCAAAAAACGCCGGAATAGACATTCACGTTTGGGTCGATGAAACCCGTCCGCGTAATCAAGGCGCAAGTTTAACCGCTTGGGAATTAGGGCGGCAAGGCGTAACTCATCACTTGATAGCCGATAATTCAGGCGGGCATTTGATGCAGCGCGGGCTTGTAGATATGGTTATTGTGGGCGCGGACAGAGTGTCGCTGGGCGGCGACGCGGCAAACAAAATCGGAACTTATCTGAAAGCGCTTGCGGCGAAAGACAACGACGTTCCGTTTTTTGCAGCGTTTCCGTCATCGACTTTCGATTTTGAAATTTTTGACGGCGTCTTGGAAATTCCGATTGAAGAGCGCACAAGCCAAGAAGTTCGGGTTATCGGCGGAAAAGATAAAAACGGCGATATTTGCGAGGTTTGTATTTGTCCCGATTCAACCCCCGCAAAAAACTGGGGATTTGACGTAACGCCTGCGCGGCTTATTACAAAACTAATTACGGAAAGAGGTGTTTTTGAACCGAATAAAGATGCGATTTTGAGATTTTATCCCGAAGCGGCGTTATAATTTTTACGCAAAATTTCCAAAATTTCGTCCGCATCATGAATCGTTTTTATCGGCGTCGTCGTCAAGATTTTTCGCCATAACGTCAAGATATTTAATTTGGTCGGTTAAAAATGAACGAAACCGTGAAATAAAACTTTCTTTTTGCGCCGAAAGCGCCCGAATTTCCGATTCTAATCTATATACTCTTTCACGGCTTTCACTTTCGTAACGATCCGCTCTTACCTGCGCTTCTCTTATGATTAATTCCGCTTCTTTTTGAGCGTTCATCCTTGCGTCGTCCGTGGCTCTTTGAGCGGTAAGCAGCGTTTCGCTAAGCGTTTGGTCTATTTTTTTATATCTGTCTAGTTGCGTTTCGACGTCTTTAAGCTTTGACGCCAAAAACGTATTTTCACGCGTCTGTTCTTCAACCTGACTTGCAATTTGCTGTAAAAAACTATCCACGTGGTCTGGGTCAAGTCCGTTAAGCGTTTTTGTTCTAAACGGAAATTTTCTTATTTCAAGAGGCGTAATCTGCATATAAACTCCTTTTTATACGTTGTAATTTCTTGCGCCGACGAGCCGCGTACCGATTCTAATCATAGTCGCGCCGTACTTTATCGCGGCGGCGAAGTCGCCGCTCATACCCATTGACAATTCGCATTTCTTGTTTTCGCATAAAGCGTTTGCCTTTTCGCCGATTTTTGCAAGCGTCTCAAAACTTTTTTCCACAAGCCCCATACTGTCCGTAAGCGGTCCGATTGTCATAAGACCGCAAAAATTTGCATATTTTTTTGCCGCCGCCGCTTCGCACAATTTATACGCCTCGTCTATTGCGCATCCCGATTTGCTTTCCTCGCACGAAGTGTTTACCTGTACCAAAATATTTGTCGCAATTCCCGATTCCTCGCCGATAATGTCGATTTTTTCAAGCAATTTAACGCTATCGACCGAGTGAATATACTTTGCAAGTCCTATCACTTTCCTTACTTTATTCGACTGCAACCGTCCTATCAGGTGCATATTAAAATCGCCTGTAATTTGCGGCGTTTTTTCTATCATTTCCTGCGGACGGTTTTCACCAAGATCCGTTTGCCCCAAATCTATAACCGCCTGCGCGAGTTCTGCGGGATATGTTTTTGTTACGACAATCAAACGAACGGATGAACGCTCGCGCTTTGCCTTTTTACAAGCGTCGGCTATTTCATTCTCGACATTCGCAAAATTCTGCGCAAGATATTCAAACATTTCCCGTTCCTGCTATAAAAGCGATTTTTTAACGACAAAAATAATAATTGGAGAATGTAATATAAAAAGATTTTAAGATTTTTTGAAAATATTTAGTTAATCGTTTATATTATGGAAAGAGA encodes:
- the mtnA gene encoding S-methyl-5-thioribose-1-phosphate isomerase → MLVNGKHYRTIWLNPSDDKAVSIIDQTKLPHSFETIDLRSVEDFRRAIKDMWVRGAGLIGATAGYGMYVAALEAKDENFDDDIKKFGEILLATRPTAKNLSWAVERMIKKICRNELSAEQKRKIAKDEAESIANEDAEFCRKIGENGLEIIREISKEKNGSTVNVLTHCNAGWLAFTDYGSALSPIYAAKNAGIDIHVWVDETRPRNQGASLTAWELGRQGVTHHLIADNSGGHLMQRGLVDMVIVGADRVSLGGDAANKIGTYLKALAAKDNDVPFFAAFPSSTFDFEIFDGVLEIPIEERTSQEVRVIGGKDKNGDICEVCICPDSTPAKNWGFDVTPARLITKLITERGVFEPNKDAILRFYPEAAL
- a CDS encoding DivIVA domain-containing protein, with amino-acid sequence MQITPLEIRKFPFRTKTLNGLDPDHVDSFLQQIASQVEEQTRENTFLASKLKDVETQLDRYKKIDQTLSETLLTAQRATDDARMNAQKEAELIIREAQVRADRYESESRERVYRLESEIRALSAQKESFISRFRSFLTDQIKYLDVMAKNLDDDADKNDS
- a CDS encoding YggS family pyridoxal phosphate-dependent enzyme — encoded protein: MFEYLAQNFANVENEIADACKKAKRERSSVRLIVVTKTYPAELAQAVIDLGQTDLGENRPQEMIEKTPQITGDFNMHLIGRLQSNKVRKVIGLAKYIHSVDSVKLLEKIDIIGEESGIATNILVQVNTSCEESKSGCAIDEAYKLCEAAAAKKYANFCGLMTIGPLTDSMGLVEKSFETLAKIGEKANALCENKKCELSMGMSGDFAAAIKYGATMIRIGTRLVGARNYNV